The DNA segment CGAAGTTGGGGATCCCGTCCTGATCGGGGTCTCCGAAGTTGAAAAACTCCTGATAGTTCAGGAGCCCCCCGAAGGGGCCGGCTGCGCCGCTGGGATCGGTGCGGGTCCATCCCAGGGAGGTGAACCAGTTGACGCCGTTCATCTCCTCGCGGGCAAAACCGATGGCGCCGAGGTAGATATCGCCGATGTTTTCCCGGGCCTGCATGCGGGTCACGAAGTTGAAGCCGGGAAAGGCCTGGGGCACGGTGGAAAAGGCGGGGTCGAGTCCGGGAAATCCGAGGAACTGGTCGGGGATGGCGACCAGCCCTTTGAACCCGTCGGTCACGTCCAGGGCCGCGAAGGCGGTCAACTGCAGAAAGTTGGTGCCGTCGTTCCAGGCGTCAATGTTGAAGCCGCCGAGATGGGTGTCGTCAAGCTCCACCTGGTTGAAAAGCTCGCCGTTGCCCCACTCGGACTCGTAGCCCTGGCCGTAGCAGAAGCGCACGGTCTGGCCCTCGATACCGGTGTGCTCGCCGAGCTTGTAGCCGACGGTGATGCCGTCGAAGTTGAAGTTCACCAGGTGGCCGGTGGGGGTGCCGCCGCGCAGCTCGTTCTCGCGGTACTGGGTGTGGGGGCCGTAGGTGGAGGGACGGCGGCCGATGGAGAGGTAGAAGTTGCTGCCGCCGATGTCCTTCCAGTCGAAATAGGCCCGCTCGACGCGCAGCCAGTCGCCGGTGGTGTTGCCGGAGTTGGTGCCGTCCTGGGTGAAGCCGTTGAAGGAGTCGAAAACCTTGACACCGGAGGAGTCGCCCCAGTTCTTGTACATGGAGAGGCGGCCGGAGAAGTTGACGTTGTTGTAAACCTTGGCCTTCATGTTGAGGCGCAGGCGGGTAGTGTAGAGGATGTCGTTGTCGAGATCACCCGTTTCGCGCTTGATGGTCCCGTCAGGATTGAAGTTGACGGGCTCCAGGCCGAACGCTGGGTTGTCATCGAGCAGAAAGGGGAACTGGCCGACGGTGATGTCCTGGTAGTGAAGAGAGTCAGCCTTGACCCGCATATCGCCGGAGAAGCTGATGCGGTCGGTGGCCGTGTGCTTCTCGGCCGTATCGAGCCGGGAGGAGATGTCCTCGAGTTCCTCGGTCAGCTCCTCGATCTGCTTCTGCAGCTCAGCGGAAGTGACCTCAGCCATCGCGACGGTGGGGGCCGCGAACAGGGCCGCCAGCAGTACGATCAACATTGTGCGCATAAAATTGCCTCCTATAAGGGATTAGAAATTAACCGCAGGTCTGGGGCTGATCGGAGTCAGCGGCATGGTCATAAAGAAACTGGTGAATATCGAGCAGGTCCTTCTCGGGTTTGCCCTCGAAAACCTCGGGCTTGGCCCTGTGCCCTTTCTTGAAGAAGCGGTCCCACTGGGACATGGTCTTGCTCAGCGGAGTCATCTTGCCCCCTTCCCCCCCCTCGGAATGGCAGACCTTGCAGTTCTTCTTGTACAGGTACTTGCCTTTTTTGGGGTTCCCTCCCTCGACCGCGAATGCGGACGTGGCCGCAAAGGCCACAACGGCCAGGAGAGCAATAACTTTGGCGATACGTTTCATCTTTCTACCTCCGTAAATGGGTGTTGGCTGTGGCGGCCTTGCCGCCCGCAATGATAGTGAATCGTCGTTTCAGCTGCGGAAATTTAGCACAAAAAAACAATCGCAAAAACATATTCTTCATATATTCAGCTTTCACAATTCATGCCATCCCGCAAAATTCGCCCCTCATCACCCGCAAAAGGCACGCGGCGAACCGTCCCGAAGGGTTTCGCCCAGACTCCGACGTGGGTGAACAAAACCCACGTTTCGGGCATATAACCCAACCGAAAGGGTGAAATGACTCAGGACCGTATTAACAGAAAGACGCTGCACGCGGGAAGCCCTCCCCGGAACACAAATTAAAAACTTCCCGCGCCACCTCAGGTTCCAGGGCCGACAGCCCCTTCCCCCCACGCCCTTCGGAAGCCATAAAACCCTTTAATATTCAGTCTGTAAAGATACACTCGTACTTCTGCAAGTCAAGCAAAAACAACCTTTTCCCGCGCCCCCGGCCTCCCTCCCGCCGTCACTTCGTTCCAGAAGCCCCCCCGAAGGCCACAAACAGCCGCGTGCCACCGCCCGGCAGGGTGGGGCGCCGCAGAAGGGCAGACCTTCCTGCCATCCCAGAAAAAGGAAGCCGCTTCCCCCCGCGCCGGGGCGGCAAAGCGACCGGCTTTTGCCTTGACATCCCCCAGGGGTATTGCTAACGTTCAATCTTTGGTGGAGCCAACCTCATCCAAACCGCCAAAAACGCGGATTTACGCATGAAAATACTTGTTGCGGACAAATTTTCTCCCGAGGGGCTGCGGGTCTTCGAGGACGCCGAGGGCATCGACCTGGACTACCAGCCCGGTCTTGCCCCCGCCCAGTTCCTCGAAGCCATCCCCGAAGTGGACGCCCTGATCGTCAGGGGGGGCACCCAGGTCACCGAGGAGGTCCTGCGCGCGGCCAAAAAACTGCGCGTCGTGGGCCGTGCCGGCATCGGGGTGGAAAATATCGACCTGGCGGCCGCCAACCGCAAGGGGGTGGTGATCATGAACACCCCCTTCGGCAGCACCACCACCACCGCGGAACATACCATCGCCATGATGCTCTCCCTGGCCCGGCAGATCCCCGAGGCCAGTCGGTCGATCAAGGCAGGGCATTGGGAGAAGGACCGTTTCCTGGGGGGGGAGATCGCCGGGAAGACCCTCGGGGTCATCGGAGCCGGAAAGATCGGCCGCCTTGTCGTGGAGCGGGCCCGGGGGCACCAGATGCGGGTCATCGTCTACGACCCCTACCTGACCGAGGAGACGACCCGGCAGATGGGCGCCGAGCAGGTCGACTTCGACGAACTGCTGTCCCGCTCGGACTTCATCACCCTGCACATCCCGCTGACTTCGGAAACCGCCGGCCTCCTGGCCGAGGACACCCTGCAGAAGGTCAAGCCGGGCTGCCGCATCGTCAACTGCGCAGTCGGCGGATTGATCGACGAGCCCGCCCTGGCCTCCGCCATCGAGGAGGGGCGGGTGGCCGGAGCCGCCCTCGACGTCTTCGCCAAGGAACCGCCGGACAGGGACAACCCGCTGCTGGCCATGGAGCAGGTGATCTGCACCCCCCACCTGAGGGCCGCCACGGTGGACGCCCAGGTGAACGTGACGGTTCAGGTCGCCCACCAGATCGTCGATTTCCTGCAGAAGGGGATCGTGGTCAACGCTCTCAACGTGCCGTCCATCAGCGAGGACCTGCTGGCGGAGATCCGCCCTTACCTGGAACTTGCCGAACGGCTCGGCTCCTTCCAGGCCCAGTATCACGCCCAGGGACTGCACACGGTCACCATCGAATACGCCGGCAGCGTCACCGAACACCCGACCGGCCACTTGACCATCGCCCTGCTCAAGGGCCTGCTGACGCCGATGCTCGGCGCCATGGTCAACTACGCCAACGCCCCCTACCTCGCCAGAGAGAGGGGCATCCGGGTTGTGGAGACCAAGAGCAGCACCACGGAGGGATTCGCCAACTCGATCCGGCTCATCGTTTCCGGAATCGACGGGGACCACTCGGTCAGCGGAACCCTCTTCGGGGAGAACGACTACCGCATCGTGTGCGTCGACGACTACCAGGTCGAAACCGTTCCTCACGGCCACATCCTGGTCCTGCACAACCATGACCGGCCCGGGGTCATCGGCCTGGTCGGCCAGGTGCTCGCCGAAGCCCGCATCAACATCGCCATGATGAACCTGTCACGGCACAAGATCGACGGCAAGTCAATTTCCCTCCTCGGTGTCGACAGCAAAATACCCGAGGAGGTACTGGCCAGGCTGCGGGACAACGAGAACATCCTCTCCGCGGTGCAGATGCACCTCTAAAGGGCGCGGCGAGCCCCCTTCACGCTCCCGGGACGCCCCAACTTATCGAGAATTAGAAACCGCCATGACCCGACACCACGACACGCCCGAGGCCGCGATCCCCAAAGGGGTCAGGGACTTCCTCCCCATCAAGGCCGCCAAAATAGAACACCTGAGCCGGACCCTGCAGGACGTCTTTTCCCGCTGGGGTTTCCGGCCGGTCATCCCTCCCTCCCTCGAGGACCTGCAGGCCCTCGAAAGAGGCCTGGGCGGGGGACTTCAGGAGAAGACCTTTCGCTTCGACGACCGCCAGAGCGGCCGACTGGTGGCGATCCCCCCGGACATCACGCCCCAGGTGGCCCGGATCGTGGCGACCCGCATGCGGGAGATCCCCCTGCCCCTGCGCCTGTGCTACTCGGGCCGGGTCCTGCGCCACACCGAGCAGCAGGCGGGCAAGGACCGGGAAATCTTCCAGTCCGGCGTGGAAATGATCGGCCTCGACGGCCCCGAGGCCGACGCCGAAATGATCGCCATGGCAGTCGAATGCTTCAAGGCCCTCGGCGCCACCGAGTTCACCCTCGACATCGGGCAGGTGGAGTTCTTTCGCGGGGTGATGACCGACCTGCCCCTGCCCGCCCCCCTGGCCCGCGAGGTGGAATCGGCCATCGCCCGCAAAGACAGCTCCGGCCTGAAGGCCCTGCTGGAGAAGGTCCCCCTGAGCGACCGGGCCCTGGAAGAGATCCACGCCCTGCCCCGCCTGTTCGGCGGCCGCGAGGTCCTCGACCGGGCCGCCGGGGTCGTCAAGAACGACCGCTCCCGCCGCGCCCTCGACAACCTGGTCCGGGTCCTCGAAATCCTCGAGGTCTACGGGGTGCAGGAACACGTCACCTTCGACCTCGGCGAACTGCGCGGCCTCGACTACCACACCGGCATCACATTCCAGGGTTTCCTTCCCGGAATGGGGCGGGCCGCCTGCCACGGGGGCCGCTACGACAACCTGACCGCCCGCTACGGCTACCCCGCGCCGGCCACCGGGTTCACCTTCAACCTGCTCAACCTCCTGTTCGCCCTCGACAAGCAGCTCGACCAGGTTGCGGCTCACAGCACCGACATACTGATCTTCCAGGCCGGAGCCCAGAAAGAAAAGGCTCAGCGCCTCGCCCGCGCCCTGCGCGAACGCGGCTACTCGGCCGCCCGGGACATCATCCCCCGCGGCCTGGATGACACCCTCGCATATGCCCAGAAAATGAACTTCCGTTTTGTCATGATCATCGGGGAAAAGGACGGCGAGGTCCAGATCATCCGCCTCGCCGACGGTTCCGAGACGCGGCTCGCCTACGAGGCGGTCCTCGACGAGAACTTCTCCCTCTGAACCCCGCCAGGAGACAGAAAACATGGCCAATGTAGTTATCGTAGGCGCCCAGTGGGGCGACGAAGGCAAAGGCAAGGTCGTTGACATCTATACCGAGTACGCGGGCGAAGTCGTCCGCTACCAGGGGGGCAACAACGCCGGCCACACCCTGGTCGTCGGCGACGAGAAAACCATCCTCCACCTCATCACCTCCGGCATCCTCCACGAGGGCAAGCGCTGCGTCATCGGCAACGGTGTGGTCCTCGACCCGGGGGTCTTCCTCCAGGAGATCGAGAACCTCAAGAAAAAGGGTTACCTCAAGGACGACAGCCAGCTCGTGGTCGACGGCAACGTGCACATCATCATGCCCTACCACAAGGCCATCGACATCGCCCGCGAGAAGAGCTCGGGAGACCGCAAGATCGGCACCACCGGCCGAGGCATCGGCCCCACCTACGAGGACAAGGTCGGCCGCCGCGGCATCCGCTTCATCGACCTGCTCAACCCCCAGGGTTTCGCCCGCAAGCTCGGCGAGGTCCTCCCCGAGAAGAACTTCTACCTCGAAAAGTTCCTCGGCGAGCCTCCCCTGAGCGAAGAGGCGATCCTCGAGGAGTACGGCGCCTACGCCCAGTCCCTCAAGCAGTACCTCGGCTGCGCCTCGCGGCTTCTCAACGAAAGCGTCGACGCCGGCCGCAACATCCTCTTCGAGGGCGCCCAGGGCAGCCTGCTCGACATCGACCACGGCACCTACCCCTACGTCACCTCCTCCTCCACCATCGCCGGCGGGGCCTGCACCGGCACCGGCGTCGGCCCGCGCCACATCGACCAGGTCATCGGCATCTCCAAGGCCTACGTCACCCGCGTCGGCGAAGGCCCTTTCCCCACCGAACTGCATGACGAGATGGGCGAGCGGCTCCGCAAGGCCGGCAACGAGTTCGGCTCCACCACCGGCCGGCCCCGCCGCACCGGCTGGTTCGACGCCGTGGCCCTGCGCGAGGGGGTGCGCACCAGCGGCATGAGCGGCCTGGCCATCACCAAGATGGACGTGCTCAACGAACTCGAGACGATCAAGATCTGCACCGCCTACTCCTACCGGGGCGAGATGCTCGACTACTTTCCCCAGGACTTCGAGGTCCTTCGGGAATGCAACCCGGTCTACGAAGAAGTCGAGGGCTGGAAATGCGACATCTGCGGCGCCACCAGCTACGACGAGTTGCCCGTCCAGGCCCGCAACTACCTGAAGAAACTGGAGGAGGTCACCGGCTGCCCGGTCGTCCTGGTCTCCGTCGGTCCGCGCCGCGACCAGACCATCCAGATCGTCAACCCCTTCGCCTGAAAAAAGAGAAAAAAAGGGGGTTGACTTGCCCCCGGGAATCCAGTATAAAGTCTTCTTTCGCTACACGGGCCGGTAGCTCAGTTGGTAGAGCATCTGACTTTTAATCAGATGGTCGTGGGTTCGATCCCCCCCCGGCTCACCATTTCAACACTGTACGCGCAGGGTCATTTCCTGCTGGGTACTTGAAGTNGGGTACTTGAAGTTTCAGGTCCCTATCGTCTAGCCTGGCCCAGGACACCGCCCTTTCACGGCGGCGACGGGGGTTCGAATCCCCCTGGGGACGCCAAAACGAGAAGAGCCCTTCCATGCATATGGGAGGGCTCTTCTCGTTTTTATCGATTGGGGATTCGAAGCGAAACGAGCGCTGACCGAATGTCAGAAGACCGACCAGGGATGATCGCGGCAGCGAGTGGAGGGGAGCCGACGCATGAGCCCGCGTGATGCGGGCGAAGAAGTGGGCGAATCCCCCCGGGGACAGTCGCAAAGAACGGGACAGCCCCCAAAACGCTCAATACAATCGATTGACGATACTACAGCATGTCGACACTATAGCCTTATGATTCGCAACTTCCTCTGCAAAGGGACCGAAAAGCTTTTCCACGGCCGGTTTTCCCGAGAACTGCCGCAGGACATGCAACGCATCGCCCAGCGCAAGCTGGTCCAGCTCAGCGCCGCCGCCAGTCTCGATTTCCTGCGCGTCCCGCCCGGCAACCTCCTCTAACAACTCCCCGGCGACCGAGCCGGGCAATGGAGCATCCGCATCAACGACCAGTGGCACATCTGCTTCCGCTGGCAGGACGGCAGCGTTCTCGATGTAGAAATCGTCGATTACCATTAAAGGAGTACCCGACATGAAAAGCGCGACCTTCCCCCAGTGCATCCCGGCGAAATCCTGCTTGAGGATTTTCTCAAGCCGATGGACATCACCCGATACCGCCTCGCCAAGTCGATCGGGGTGCCGCAGCGCCGGGTCGATGAAATCTGCGCCGGCAAACGCGCCGTCACCGCCGACACCGCCCTGCGACCCGCCCGCTTCTTCGGCACCGACGCCCAGAGTTGGATGAACCTGCAAAGCGCCTACGACCTCGAAGTGGCCGAAACCAAACTCGCAGGCAAACTCGACCGCGAGGTCACGCCCCCAGACGCAGCCTAGGGACTGGCTGCTTTGCCAACTATGCAAAATTACCTGCCCCCTACCCACTGCCGTTCGACCAACGGTCTGCCAACCGGGGACAGGCACCCTGCGGGAGCCAGTCCCCTCCCCCGACGGAAACCCAACCCTTGCACCTTGCCTTGAATGCGCATATAGTATGCGTATAATATTCTTTGCGGAGGCACACATGGAACCGGCCTACGATCTCAAAGCGCCCAAGAAGCCGACCAACCTCAGCCTCAACAGCGATCTGCTGAAACAGGCCAAAGCCCTCAACATCAACCTCTCCCGGGCTCTCGAAGAGCGCCTCGCCGAACTGGTCCGCGAGGCCCGCCGCGCACAGTGGCTGAGGGACAACCGGCCGGCCCTCGAGGAGTACAACCGCCGGGTCGAGCAGGAAGGCGTCTTCAGCGACGGCCTGAGGCGGTTCTGATGGCCCAGTTCGACGTCTACCGCAACCCCGGCCTCGAAACCCGGGAGTCGATCCCCTACCTGCTCGACGTCCAGAACGCATTGCTCGACGCCCTGGCCACCCGCATCGTCGTGCCGCTGGTCAGGCGCTCCGTCATGCCAAGGCCGGCCGAGCACCTCAACCCCGCTTTCAACATCGAAGGTGAGCCGGTGGTGATGTCTACCGCCGAGCTGGCCGGTATATCCCGGCATGCCCTCGGGGAGCGGGTCGGATCTTTGGCGGAGCATCGTTCCGAAATTGTTTCAGCCATCGACTTTCTCGTCACCGGCATCTGAGGGACTGGCTACTTTGGGATTTATCAAAGTTGCCTGTCCCCTTACCCGTACCCACGGGGACAGGCACCCTGCGGGAGCCAGTCCCCATCGACTGTCGCCCTATCTGCTGCCACTTGACGACCTGCCG comes from the Desulfuromonas sp. genome and includes:
- a CDS encoding HigA family addiction module antitoxin — translated: MHPGEILLEDFLKPMDITRYRLAKSIGVPQRRVDEICAGKRAVTADTALRPARFFGTDAQSWMNLQSAYDLEVAETKLAGKLDREVTPPDAA
- a CDS encoding CcdB family protein; the encoded protein is MAQFDVYRNPGLETRESIPYLLDVQNALLDALATRIVVPLVRRSVMPRPAEHLNPAFNIEGEPVVMSTAELAGISRHALGERVGSLAEHRSEIVSAIDFLVTGI
- a CDS encoding cytochrome c, with the protein product MKRIAKVIALLAVVAFAATSAFAVEGGNPKKGKYLYKKNCKVCHSEGGEGGKMTPLSKTMSQWDRFFKKGHRAKPEVFEGKPEKDLLDIHQFLYDHAADSDQPQTCG
- a CDS encoding type II toxin-antitoxin system CcdA family antitoxin is translated as MEPAYDLKAPKKPTNLSLNSDLLKQAKALNINLSRALEERLAELVREARRAQWLRDNRPALEEYNRRVEQEGVFSDGLRRF
- a CDS encoding ATP phosphoribosyltransferase regulatory subunit translates to MTRHHDTPEAAIPKGVRDFLPIKAAKIEHLSRTLQDVFSRWGFRPVIPPSLEDLQALERGLGGGLQEKTFRFDDRQSGRLVAIPPDITPQVARIVATRMREIPLPLRLCYSGRVLRHTEQQAGKDREIFQSGVEMIGLDGPEADAEMIAMAVECFKALGATEFTLDIGQVEFFRGVMTDLPLPAPLAREVESAIARKDSSGLKALLEKVPLSDRALEEIHALPRLFGGREVLDRAAGVVKNDRSRRALDNLVRVLEILEVYGVQEHVTFDLGELRGLDYHTGITFQGFLPGMGRAACHGGRYDNLTARYGYPAPATGFTFNLLNLLFALDKQLDQVAAHSTDILIFQAGAQKEKAQRLARALRERGYSAARDIIPRGLDDTLAYAQKMNFRFVMIIGEKDGEVQIIRLADGSETRLAYEAVLDENFSL
- the serA gene encoding phosphoglycerate dehydrogenase; protein product: MKILVADKFSPEGLRVFEDAEGIDLDYQPGLAPAQFLEAIPEVDALIVRGGTQVTEEVLRAAKKLRVVGRAGIGVENIDLAAANRKGVVIMNTPFGSTTTTAEHTIAMMLSLARQIPEASRSIKAGHWEKDRFLGGEIAGKTLGVIGAGKIGRLVVERARGHQMRVIVYDPYLTEETTRQMGAEQVDFDELLSRSDFITLHIPLTSETAGLLAEDTLQKVKPGCRIVNCAVGGLIDEPALASAIEEGRVAGAALDVFAKEPPDRDNPLLAMEQVICTPHLRAATVDAQVNVTVQVAHQIVDFLQKGIVVNALNVPSISEDLLAEIRPYLELAERLGSFQAQYHAQGLHTVTIEYAGSVTEHPTGHLTIALLKGLLTPMLGAMVNYANAPYLARERGIRVVETKSSTTEGFANSIRLIVSGIDGDHSVSGTLFGENDYRIVCVDDYQVETVPHGHILVLHNHDRPGVIGLVGQVLAEARINIAMMNLSRHKIDGKSISLLGVDSKIPEEVLARLRDNENILSAVQMHL
- a CDS encoding DUF3373 domain-containing protein, with product MRTMLIVLLAALFAAPTVAMAEVTSAELQKQIEELTEELEDISSRLDTAEKHTATDRISFSGDMRVKADSLHYQDITVGQFPFLLDDNPAFGLEPVNFNPDGTIKRETGDLDNDILYTTRLRLNMKAKVYNNVNFSGRLSMYKNWGDSSGVKVFDSFNGFTQDGTNSGNTTGDWLRVERAYFDWKDIGGSNFYLSIGRRPSTYGPHTQYRENELRGGTPTGHLVNFNFDGITVGYKLGEHTGIEGQTVRFCYGQGYESEWGNGELFNQVELDDTHLGGFNIDAWNDGTNFLQLTAFAALDVTDGFKGLVAIPDQFLGFPGLDPAFSTVPQAFPGFNFVTRMQARENIGDIYLGAIGFAREEMNGVNWFTSLGWTRTDPSGAAGPFGGLLNYQEFFNFGDPDQDGIPNFAPTGRTVSVDEEDGWSVYAGIQVPAPMGKLGLEYNYGSQYWIPFTQSQDDVIGSKLATRGHVGEAYYIFEVNPRMFIKLGGLYYDYEYTGSGAPVGEPKDIDDVIAGKEFSLLPAVDTAYDINTSLTIKF
- a CDS encoding adenylosuccinate synthase, translating into MANVVIVGAQWGDEGKGKVVDIYTEYAGEVVRYQGGNNAGHTLVVGDEKTILHLITSGILHEGKRCVIGNGVVLDPGVFLQEIENLKKKGYLKDDSQLVVDGNVHIIMPYHKAIDIAREKSSGDRKIGTTGRGIGPTYEDKVGRRGIRFIDLLNPQGFARKLGEVLPEKNFYLEKFLGEPPLSEEAILEEYGAYAQSLKQYLGCASRLLNESVDAGRNILFEGAQGSLLDIDHGTYPYVTSSSTIAGGACTGTGVGPRHIDQVIGISKAYVTRVGEGPFPTELHDEMGERLRKAGNEFGSTTGRPRRTGWFDAVALREGVRTSGMSGLAITKMDVLNELETIKICTAYSYRGEMLDYFPQDFEVLRECNPVYEEVEGWKCDICGATSYDELPVQARNYLKKLEEVTGCPVVLVSVGPRRDQTIQIVNPFA